In Ilumatobacter fluminis, the following proteins share a genomic window:
- the gdhA gene encoding NADP-specific glutamate dehydrogenase encodes MIDEKLEDVLDEVLRRNPGELEFHQAVREVLESLGPVVAKHPELLEHKIVQRLCEPERQLVFRVPWQADDGEIHINRGFRIEFNSALGPYKGGLRFHPSVNTGIVKFLGFEQVFKNALTGMPIGGGKGGSDFDPKGRSDSEIMRFCQSFMTELYRHIGEYTDVPAGDIGVGGREIGYLFGQYKRITNRYESGIITGKGVEWGGALVRNEATGYGTVFFLREMLAARGHSLDGRTATVSGSGNVALFAIEKLQSFGAHVIACSDSSGYVVDDDGIDLDELKQVKLVERGRVGDYADRRPKAHLVERGNVWELPTELALPCATQNELSGRDAATLIDQGCVAVAEGANMPCTPDAVRAFAEAGVAFGPGKAANAGGVATSALEMQQNASRDSWSFSHTEQRLDEIMTNIHRLCAETAEGFGAPGDLVRGANIAGFQRVALAMDALGVI; translated from the coding sequence ATGATCGACGAGAAGCTCGAGGACGTCCTCGACGAGGTGCTGCGCCGCAACCCCGGTGAGCTGGAGTTCCATCAAGCGGTCCGTGAGGTGCTCGAGAGCCTCGGCCCGGTCGTGGCGAAGCATCCCGAACTGCTCGAACACAAGATCGTGCAGCGCCTCTGCGAACCCGAGCGTCAGCTGGTGTTCCGCGTGCCGTGGCAGGCAGACGACGGCGAGATCCACATCAACCGTGGCTTCCGGATCGAGTTCAACAGCGCGCTCGGCCCGTACAAGGGTGGCCTGCGCTTCCATCCGTCGGTCAACACGGGGATCGTGAAGTTCCTCGGCTTCGAGCAGGTGTTCAAGAACGCCCTGACCGGCATGCCGATCGGCGGCGGCAAGGGCGGCAGCGACTTCGACCCGAAGGGCCGATCGGACAGCGAGATCATGCGCTTCTGCCAGAGCTTCATGACCGAGCTGTACCGTCACATCGGCGAGTACACCGACGTGCCCGCCGGCGACATCGGCGTCGGCGGCCGTGAGATCGGGTACCTCTTCGGTCAGTACAAGCGGATCACGAACCGCTACGAGTCGGGCATCATCACCGGCAAGGGCGTCGAGTGGGGCGGTGCCCTCGTCCGCAACGAAGCAACGGGGTACGGCACGGTGTTCTTCCTGCGCGAGATGCTCGCCGCCCGAGGTCACTCCCTCGACGGGCGTACGGCGACGGTGTCGGGCTCGGGCAACGTGGCGCTGTTCGCGATCGAGAAGCTGCAGTCGTTCGGCGCGCACGTGATCGCCTGCTCCGACTCGTCGGGCTACGTGGTCGACGACGACGGCATCGACCTCGACGAACTCAAGCAGGTCAAGCTGGTCGAACGAGGCCGGGTCGGCGACTACGCCGATCGGCGTCCGAAGGCGCACCTGGTCGAGCGGGGCAACGTCTGGGAACTGCCGACCGAACTGGCACTCCCGTGCGCGACGCAGAACGAGCTGTCGGGGCGCGACGCCGCGACCCTGATCGACCAGGGCTGCGTCGCCGTTGCCGAGGGTGCGAACATGCCGTGCACCCCGGACGCCGTCCGGGCCTTCGCCGAGGCCGGCGTGGCCTTCGGGCCCGGCAAGGCCGCCAATGCCGGTGGTGTCGCGACCTCGGCGCTCGAGATGCAGCAGAACGCCTCGCGTGACTCGTGGTCGTTCTCGCACACCGAGCAGCGACTCGACGAGATCATGACGAACATCCACCGCCTCTGCGCCGAGACCGCCGAAGGGTTCGGTGCGCCGGGCGACCTCGTGCGCGGTGCCAACATCGCCGGCTTCCAACGGGTCGCTCTGGCCATGGACGCCCTCGGCGTCATCTGA
- a CDS encoding DMT family transporter — translation MAWLVLVVSGVLEAVWATALGRSENFSRLAPTVVFGVGLALSMAGLAYAMRELPVGTSYAIWVGIGAVGTVVFAMATGQESVSLLKLAFLAGIVGCVIGLKLSH, via the coding sequence ATGGCATGGCTCGTCCTTGTCGTCTCCGGAGTCCTCGAAGCGGTCTGGGCAACCGCACTCGGCCGGTCGGAGAACTTCAGCCGGCTCGCCCCGACGGTCGTGTTCGGGGTCGGTCTCGCGCTCAGCATGGCCGGGTTGGCCTACGCAATGCGTGAACTCCCGGTCGGTACCTCGTACGCGATCTGGGTCGGCATCGGTGCCGTCGGCACGGTCGTGTTCGCGATGGCCACCGGCCAGGAGTCGGTGTCGCTCCTCAAGCTGGCGTTCCTCGCCGGCATCGTCGGTTGCGTGATCGGCCTCAAGCTGTCCCACTGA
- a CDS encoding TauD/TfdA dioxygenase family protein has protein sequence MTDTAEAPASFRSGLRFGPQVAARVPDSWADEPYTRFEVIPKSPTIGAEIVGVDLTALDDETFADIHRALLEWKVLFFRDAGLDPESHAALGARWGELEFHPFLTNAPDRPTAVRFEKNDAVGGYENVWHSDVSWRAVPSLGSLLRAVEVPAAGGDTLWADMGAAYDCLPDDVKQRIDGMQAVHDWIDTFGALMTEEQREATRRDFPPSVHPVVRTHPETGRKTLYVNAIFTTELVGLDPAEGDALLEYLCRQADYPEYQCRWSWTRGDLAIWDNRATQHYATSDYHPQRRVMERITVIGDHPF, from the coding sequence ATGACCGACACCGCCGAAGCCCCGGCCTCGTTCCGATCCGGCCTCCGGTTCGGGCCCCAGGTCGCAGCCCGGGTCCCCGACTCGTGGGCTGACGAGCCGTACACCCGCTTCGAGGTGATCCCGAAGAGCCCGACCATCGGCGCCGAGATCGTCGGTGTCGACCTGACGGCGCTCGACGACGAGACGTTCGCCGACATCCACCGAGCGCTGCTCGAATGGAAGGTGCTGTTCTTCCGTGACGCCGGCCTCGACCCCGAGTCGCACGCTGCGCTGGGCGCCCGCTGGGGCGAACTCGAGTTCCACCCGTTCCTGACCAACGCCCCCGACCGGCCGACCGCCGTCCGGTTCGAGAAGAACGACGCCGTCGGCGGTTACGAAAACGTGTGGCACAGCGACGTCAGTTGGCGGGCGGTGCCGTCACTCGGCTCGCTCTTGCGCGCCGTCGAGGTACCTGCCGCCGGTGGGGACACGCTGTGGGCCGACATGGGCGCGGCCTACGACTGCCTCCCCGACGACGTCAAGCAGCGGATCGACGGCATGCAGGCCGTGCACGACTGGATCGATACGTTCGGTGCGCTCATGACCGAGGAGCAGCGTGAGGCGACCCGGCGTGACTTCCCGCCGTCGGTCCATCCGGTGGTGCGTACTCACCCGGAGACCGGCCGCAAGACGCTGTACGTGAACGCCATCTTCACGACCGAACTGGTCGGCCTCGACCCGGCCGAGGGCGATGCGCTGCTCGAGTACTTGTGCCGGCAGGCCGACTATCCCGAGTATCAGTGTCGCTGGTCGTGGACGCGGGGCGATCTGGCGATCTGGGACAACCGGGCGACGCAGCACTACGCCACCTCCGACTACCACCCCCAACGACGGGTGATGGAGCGGATCACGGTCATCGGCGACCACCCGTTCTGA
- a CDS encoding TetR/AcrR family transcriptional regulator, translated as MASRGETARIALIEAGEQLFAERGIETVSLRDISAAAGQRNHSAAQYHFGDRAGLVAAVFEYRMGEVNRRRHRMLDQAIAEGRDGSLLVLVDAAIRPLLEVVDETGGWYARFLVRTRWDTFARDVVADLPVLSSFRRVVDLVVVHLDGDRDQQLRRVDQMSTLFVGTIAGWEWRRHERESRQPAADLCDELVATCHAVLTARVSVSETTGSST; from the coding sequence ATGGCGTCACGCGGGGAGACCGCACGCATTGCGTTGATCGAGGCCGGTGAGCAGCTCTTCGCCGAGCGAGGCATCGAAACCGTCTCGTTGCGCGACATCTCTGCCGCCGCCGGCCAACGCAACCACTCGGCTGCGCAGTACCACTTCGGCGACCGTGCCGGACTCGTGGCGGCCGTGTTCGAGTATCGAATGGGCGAGGTCAACCGACGTCGTCACCGCATGCTCGACCAGGCCATCGCCGAGGGCCGCGACGGCTCGCTCCTCGTCCTGGTCGACGCGGCGATCCGTCCGCTCCTCGAGGTGGTCGACGAGACCGGCGGTTGGTATGCGCGTTTCCTCGTCCGTACCCGATGGGACACGTTCGCTCGCGACGTCGTCGCCGATCTGCCGGTGCTGTCGAGCTTCCGTCGCGTGGTCGATCTGGTCGTCGTCCATCTCGACGGCGATCGCGACCAGCAGCTGCGTCGCGTCGATCAGATGAGCACCCTGTTCGTCGGCACGATCGCCGGCTGGGAATGGCGCCGCCACGAGCGCGAGTCCCGTCAACCGGCTGCCGACCTCTGCGACGAACTCGTCGCGACCTGCCACGCCGTTCTCACCGCACGCGTCAGCGTGTCCGAAACCACCGGGAGTTCCACATGA
- a CDS encoding acyl-CoA thioesterase: MATPTYRTVDFVDLLTLEPHGPDTYVGTTAEYPWGGRLFGGQVVAQALRAAIETVDAERPVHSLHSYFIRPGTPDEPVRFEVERLRDGRSFSTRQVVARQSAGAILNLSASFQSPEDEADVTVGGVPDALPRPDDPETSDHSWGALLERRKVVSPDGRIGYWIRLDAALPDDPAVHACGLAFMSDAAPSRPARALHPEFAGRENDRHWFQGASLDHAVWFHRPSRADEWHWFDARANGLSNARGLVTADAYTESGVHAASIAQEVLLRKKR; this comes from the coding sequence ATGGCCACGCCCACGTATCGAACGGTCGACTTCGTCGATCTCCTGACCCTCGAACCGCACGGCCCCGACACCTACGTGGGTACAACGGCCGAGTATCCGTGGGGTGGGCGTCTGTTCGGCGGCCAGGTCGTGGCGCAGGCGCTTCGAGCCGCGATCGAGACCGTCGACGCCGAACGCCCCGTTCACTCGCTGCACTCGTACTTCATCCGCCCCGGCACGCCCGACGAACCGGTCCGGTTCGAGGTGGAGCGGCTCCGAGACGGCCGCTCGTTCAGCACCCGGCAGGTCGTCGCCCGTCAATCCGCCGGCGCCATCCTCAACCTGTCCGCGTCGTTCCAGTCACCGGAGGACGAAGCCGACGTCACCGTCGGCGGGGTGCCCGACGCGCTCCCCCGCCCCGACGACCCCGAAACCAGCGATCACTCGTGGGGTGCGTTGCTCGAGCGACGCAAGGTCGTCTCCCCCGACGGCCGGATCGGCTACTGGATCCGTCTCGACGCCGCGTTGCCGGACGATCCGGCGGTGCACGCGTGCGGTCTGGCGTTCATGTCGGACGCCGCGCCGAGTCGTCCGGCGCGAGCGCTGCATCCCGAGTTCGCCGGACGGGAGAACGACCGGCACTGGTTCCAGGGCGCCAGCCTCGACCATGCCGTCTGGTTCCACCGACCGAGCCGGGCAGACGAGTGGCACTGGTTCGACGCCCGAGCCAACGGTTTGTCGAACGCACGTGGCCTCGTCACCGCCGACGCATATACCGAGTCGGGCGTGCACGCCGCCTCGATCGCCCAAGAGGTCCTGCTCCGCAAGAAGCGCTGA
- the treZ gene encoding malto-oligosyltrehalose trehalohydrolase, producing the protein MLRYEVWAPSAAAVGLEVDGRRFDLAVDGGGWWTTDEIVPESGARYGFSVDGSDPLPDPRSPSQPDGVHAASEWVDNTAFAWTDHDWRGVPLAGAVLYELHVGTFTPGGTFDDAIAMLPYLRGLGADAVEVMPVASFPGERGWGYDGVGLFAPHAAYGGPDAMKRFVDACHDHGIGVVLDVVYNHLGPSGNYLGRFGPYFSERHHTNWGPAVNLDGPGSDEVRRFVVDNALMWLRDYHVDGLRLDAVHALVDDSAVHLLEQLADEVAALSSHVRRPLFLVAESDLNDPRFVRSHDAGGFELDASWADEWHHALRSVLTGDTSGYYADFGTLEHLAKALRQAWVYDGIWSEHRGRHHGRPPTGLSGSQFVVCTQNHDQVGNRAVGDRPSRNMSDGRLRIAAALLLTSPFTPMLFQGEEWGTTTPFQYFTDHDDPELGRAVSEGRRNEFSYFGWDPADVPDPQDRSTFERSKLDWSEFDDDIHRSMSDWYRELIGLRRAFPCLSDPRLDRIDVEVDADSRTLTVRRGDIDVLVNLGTGTHRFPTSGRLIAASDPAVVVRDGEAVVPLDAVALVHR; encoded by the coding sequence ATGTTGCGGTACGAGGTGTGGGCACCGTCGGCCGCAGCGGTGGGCCTCGAGGTCGACGGGCGGAGGTTCGACCTCGCCGTCGATGGGGGCGGCTGGTGGACGACCGACGAGATCGTCCCCGAATCGGGCGCTCGCTACGGGTTCTCGGTCGACGGGAGCGATCCACTGCCCGACCCGCGGTCGCCCTCCCAGCCCGACGGTGTGCACGCAGCGTCCGAGTGGGTCGACAACACGGCGTTTGCGTGGACCGACCACGACTGGCGGGGTGTCCCGCTCGCCGGCGCCGTGCTGTACGAGCTCCACGTCGGCACGTTCACGCCCGGCGGCACCTTCGACGACGCGATCGCGATGCTGCCGTACCTCCGGGGCCTCGGCGCCGACGCCGTCGAGGTGATGCCGGTCGCGTCGTTCCCCGGTGAACGGGGCTGGGGATACGACGGGGTCGGCTTGTTCGCTCCACACGCCGCATACGGCGGGCCCGATGCGATGAAACGGTTCGTCGACGCATGCCACGATCACGGCATCGGCGTGGTGCTCGACGTGGTCTACAACCACCTCGGCCCGTCGGGGAACTACCTCGGTCGGTTCGGGCCGTACTTCTCCGAGCGCCACCACACCAACTGGGGGCCCGCCGTCAACCTCGACGGACCTGGCAGCGACGAGGTCCGTCGCTTCGTCGTCGACAACGCGCTCATGTGGCTTCGCGACTATCACGTCGACGGACTGCGTCTCGACGCCGTGCACGCGCTCGTCGACGACTCGGCGGTGCACCTGCTCGAGCAACTCGCCGACGAGGTCGCAGCACTGTCGAGTCACGTCCGCCGACCCCTGTTCCTCGTCGCCGAGAGCGACCTGAACGACCCGCGGTTCGTCCGATCGCACGACGCCGGCGGGTTCGAACTCGACGCCTCGTGGGCCGATGAATGGCATCACGCCCTCCGTTCGGTGCTCACGGGCGACACGAGCGGCTACTACGCCGATTTCGGCACGCTCGAACACCTCGCCAAGGCGTTGCGTCAGGCCTGGGTGTACGACGGCATCTGGTCGGAGCATCGCGGCCGTCACCACGGCCGCCCGCCGACCGGACTGAGCGGTTCACAGTTCGTGGTGTGCACCCAGAACCACGACCAGGTCGGGAACCGGGCGGTCGGCGATCGACCGAGCCGCAACATGTCGGACGGCCGGCTCCGCATCGCTGCGGCGCTCCTGCTCACCTCGCCCTTCACGCCGATGCTCTTCCAAGGCGAGGAGTGGGGAACGACGACGCCGTTCCAGTACTTCACCGACCACGACGATCCCGAACTCGGTCGGGCGGTCAGCGAGGGGCGTCGGAACGAGTTCTCGTACTTCGGGTGGGATCCGGCCGACGTGCCCGACCCGCAGGACCGTTCGACGTTCGAGCGGTCGAAGCTCGACTGGTCGGAGTTCGACGACGACATCCATCGGTCGATGTCCGACTGGTACCGCGAACTGATCGGGCTGCGTCGGGCGTTCCCGTGTCTGTCCGACCCGCGCCTCGACCGGATCGACGTCGAGGTCGACGCCGACAGCCGAACGCTGACCGTCCGGCGCGGCGACATCGACGTGCTGGTCAACCTCGGCACCGGCACCCACCGGTTCCCGACCAGCGGACGACTGATCGCCGCCTCCGACCCCGCGGTCGTCGTGCGCGACGGCGAGGCCGTCGTCCCACTCGACGCCGTCGCCCTCGTCCACCGCTGA
- the treY gene encoding malto-oligosyltrehalose synthase, translating into MDGASTYRVQLHPGFGFGDAAAIADYLADLGVTHLYCSPYLQAAPGSTHGYDVADPHRVNAELGGFDAHDTLVAALADHGLGQILDIVPNHMVTDATNPWWWDVLANGAASRFAPVFDIGWHERPDGVTDPVLVPVLGDHYGRVLESGELSIERLGARFVVRYYDHRFPLAPRTYESVLAGAADRAGSSALADLAESFGALPMPRVSEAEAARARHDLVERLVADLIELFDEDPSIAAAVDEELRTVNGENDRLDALLTRQNYRLARWRTASDELDYRRFFNIDSLIGVRVEDPAVLETTHELILRLVADGVVDGLRVDHVDGLRDPEQYLDRLADATDDTYVVVEKILEGHENLPSWRSAGTSGYDFLIRVNDLFVDSGNEAAMSDCYADFTGESTDYHEIVHAAKHQIMRDELVTEVERVTDLLADACASRRRHSDHTRRELRDALREYVAHFPVYRTYVAGGRPTSAADRDVIGAAVGATRSARPDIDAELVDLIGRLAVGDESDGGEFAARVQQLTAPVMAKGVEDTAFYRYHRLISLNEVGGDPSRFGRSVDEFHRLTAASASAWPNAMNTLSTHDTKRSADVRARLNVLSEVPSEWSATVERLAELATPHRSFDDLNAEYLLFQTLVGAWPIDAERAVAFMDKATREAKVHTSWVDPDPEYDLAIAAFTRAVVGDDRIATEIERFLRENDVVGRGRRNSLAQTALLLTAPGVPDTYQGSELWDLSLVDPDNRRPVDVDLRRLVAAESAAASAADVLARSDRGDPKFWMTRHLLRLRRERTHSFTGSDYEPLAVDGARSGQVVAFARPDLSVVVPTLGGDDWSGTTVETPPGDWTDALSGRRFDGGSIRLDELFADFPVSVLTRGAR; encoded by the coding sequence GTGGACGGTGCGTCGACGTATCGGGTGCAGCTGCACCCCGGTTTCGGTTTCGGCGATGCTGCCGCCATCGCGGACTATCTGGCCGACCTCGGGGTGACGCATCTGTACTGCTCGCCGTACCTCCAGGCAGCGCCGGGGAGCACGCACGGATACGACGTCGCCGATCCGCACCGGGTGAACGCCGAGCTCGGCGGATTCGATGCACACGACACCCTCGTCGCCGCCTTGGCCGACCACGGACTCGGACAGATCCTCGACATCGTGCCGAACCACATGGTGACGGACGCGACGAACCCCTGGTGGTGGGACGTCCTCGCGAACGGTGCAGCGAGTCGCTTCGCCCCCGTGTTCGACATCGGCTGGCACGAACGGCCCGACGGCGTGACCGATCCGGTGCTCGTCCCGGTGCTCGGCGACCACTATGGCCGGGTCCTCGAGAGCGGGGAGCTGTCGATCGAGCGCCTCGGCGCCCGCTTCGTCGTCCGCTACTACGACCACCGGTTCCCGCTGGCACCACGAACGTACGAGTCGGTGCTCGCCGGCGCAGCCGACCGGGCCGGTTCGTCGGCCCTGGCCGACCTCGCCGAGTCGTTCGGCGCCCTGCCGATGCCACGGGTCAGCGAGGCCGAGGCGGCCCGGGCGCGCCACGATCTCGTCGAGCGCCTCGTCGCCGATCTCATCGAGCTGTTCGACGAGGACCCGTCGATCGCTGCCGCCGTCGACGAGGAGCTCCGGACGGTCAACGGGGAGAACGACCGGCTCGACGCGCTGCTGACACGGCAGAACTACCGGTTGGCGCGCTGGCGGACCGCCAGCGACGAGCTCGACTATCGACGATTCTTCAACATCGACTCCTTGATCGGCGTCCGGGTCGAAGACCCTGCGGTGCTCGAGACCACCCACGAACTCATCCTCCGGCTCGTCGCCGACGGGGTCGTTGACGGGCTCCGGGTCGATCATGTCGACGGGTTGCGCGACCCGGAGCAGTACCTCGACCGGCTGGCCGACGCGACCGACGACACCTACGTGGTGGTCGAGAAGATCCTCGAAGGCCACGAGAACCTGCCGTCGTGGCGATCGGCCGGCACCTCGGGCTACGACTTCCTGATCCGGGTCAACGACCTGTTCGTCGACTCGGGCAACGAGGCCGCGATGTCGGACTGCTACGCCGACTTCACCGGGGAGTCGACCGACTACCACGAGATCGTGCACGCGGCCAAGCACCAGATCATGCGCGACGAGTTGGTGACCGAGGTCGAGCGCGTCACCGATCTCCTCGCCGACGCCTGCGCGTCTCGGCGACGTCACAGCGACCACACACGCCGGGAACTGCGCGACGCGTTGCGGGAGTACGTGGCCCACTTCCCGGTGTACCGAACGTACGTCGCCGGCGGCAGGCCGACGAGCGCCGCCGACCGCGACGTCATCGGAGCGGCCGTCGGCGCGACCCGGTCGGCGCGCCCCGACATCGACGCCGAACTCGTCGACCTGATCGGGCGTCTCGCCGTCGGCGACGAGTCCGACGGTGGCGAGTTCGCGGCGAGGGTGCAGCAGTTGACCGCCCCGGTCATGGCCAAAGGCGTCGAGGACACGGCGTTCTACCGCTACCACCGGCTGATCTCGCTGAACGAGGTCGGCGGCGACCCGTCGAGGTTCGGGCGATCCGTCGACGAGTTCCATCGGCTGACGGCTGCGTCGGCGAGTGCCTGGCCGAACGCCATGAACACCCTGTCGACGCACGACACGAAACGCAGCGCCGACGTACGGGCACGGCTCAACGTGCTGTCGGAGGTTCCGAGCGAATGGTCGGCCACGGTGGAGCGGTTGGCAGAACTGGCGACGCCGCATCGGTCGTTCGACGATCTGAACGCCGAGTACCTGCTCTTCCAGACGCTCGTCGGCGCCTGGCCGATCGACGCCGAACGCGCCGTGGCCTTCATGGACAAGGCGACTCGTGAAGCGAAGGTGCACACCTCGTGGGTCGACCCCGACCCCGAGTACGACCTGGCGATCGCCGCGTTCACGCGGGCGGTCGTCGGCGACGATCGGATCGCCACCGAGATCGAGCGGTTCCTCCGGGAGAACGACGTCGTCGGGCGTGGCCGCCGCAACTCGCTCGCCCAGACTGCGCTGTTGCTGACGGCACCCGGCGTGCCCGATACGTACCAGGGATCCGAGCTGTGGGACCTGAGCCTCGTCGATCCGGACAACCGGCGTCCGGTCGATGTCGACCTCAGGCGTCTCGTCGCCGCCGAGTCCGCCGCAGCATCGGCCGCCGACGTGCTTGCCCGCAGCGACCGTGGCGACCCGAAGTTCTGGATGACCCGCCACCTACTCCGCCTCCGCCGCGAACGGACGCACTCCTTCACCGGGTCCGACTACGAACCGCTCGCGGTCGATGGCGCTCGTTCGGGCCAGGTGGTCGCCTTCGCCCGCCCCGACCTGTCGGTCGTCGTCCCGACGCTGGGCGGCGACGACTGGTCGGGCACGACGGTCGAGACGCCGCCCGGCGACTGGACCGACGCACTGTCGGGCCGACGATTCGACGGCGGCAGCATCCGACTCGACGAACTCTTCGCCGACTTTCCCGTCTCCGTCCTCACCCGGGGTGCCCGCTGA
- a CDS encoding aldo/keto reductase: MASIVRTVPRTIGSLGEVGPIAYGQWRADTDDIDTARRLVETALDAGMNLIDTADIYGYDGEGGFGTVEELLGKVLASTPGLRDRMVLATKGGITPPTPYDSSPEWITEACEASLRRLGVDTIDLYQIHRPDMYAHPADVAATLTTLREQGKIREVGVSNHTPAQTAALRAHLPFPLAATQPEYSILQLTPMLDGTFDDAMTHDVVPLVWSPLAGGRLATGDGVEPAVLDVLDSIAEREGVDRSHVAIAFVLAHPSAPIAIIGTQRPERIVDTSRALDVRLDRGDVYALVQASMGEPLP; this comes from the coding sequence ATGGCCTCGATCGTCCGCACCGTACCACGCACCATCGGCTCACTCGGCGAGGTCGGACCGATCGCCTACGGGCAGTGGCGGGCCGACACCGACGACATCGACACCGCCCGCCGGCTGGTCGAGACGGCGCTCGATGCGGGCATGAACCTGATCGACACGGCTGACATCTACGGCTACGACGGCGAAGGCGGCTTCGGCACCGTCGAAGAGCTCCTCGGCAAAGTGCTCGCGTCGACCCCAGGTCTGCGTGATCGCATGGTGCTGGCGACCAAGGGCGGCATCACGCCGCCGACTCCGTACGACTCGTCGCCCGAGTGGATCACGGAGGCCTGCGAGGCGTCGTTGCGCCGACTCGGTGTCGACACGATCGACCTGTACCAGATCCACCGGCCCGACATGTACGCCCATCCCGCCGATGTGGCCGCCACGCTCACGACGCTTCGCGAACAGGGCAAGATCCGTGAGGTCGGCGTCTCCAACCACACCCCCGCCCAGACCGCAGCGCTCCGCGCTCATCTCCCGTTCCCGTTGGCAGCGACGCAGCCCGAGTATTCGATCCTCCAACTCACCCCGATGCTCGACGGCACGTTCGACGACGCCATGACCCACGACGTCGTCCCGCTCGTGTGGAGCCCACTCGCCGGTGGGCGACTGGCCACCGGCGACGGCGTCGAACCGGCCGTGCTCGACGTGTTGGATTCGATCGCGGAACGGGAAGGCGTCGACCGCTCCCACGTCGCCATCGCATTCGTGCTGGCCCATCCGTCGGCACCGATCGCGATCATCGGTACCCAACGACCCGAACGCATCGTCGACACGAGCCGGGCGCTCGACGTCCGGCTCGATCGCGGCGACGTCTATGCACTCGTGCAGGCATCGATGGGCGAGCCATTGCCCTGA
- a CDS encoding DUF1801 domain-containing protein: MATIKTQPTGDDVETFLDSVPGERRRAEGHEVRTMMERITGAPAEMWGPSIVGFGRQEYTNTTGTNDWFVVGFSPRKAAITIYGVWDGYAAEPDPRFDDLGPHTTGKGCLYIKRLDAVDEAVLESLVESAWAAAD; this comes from the coding sequence ATGGCGACGATCAAGACCCAGCCGACCGGCGACGACGTCGAGACGTTCCTCGACTCGGTGCCCGGCGAGCGACGGCGCGCCGAGGGGCACGAAGTCCGGACGATGATGGAACGCATCACCGGCGCTCCGGCCGAGATGTGGGGGCCGTCGATCGTCGGGTTCGGCCGCCAGGAGTACACGAACACGACCGGCACCAACGACTGGTTCGTCGTCGGATTCTCGCCGCGCAAGGCGGCGATCACGATCTATGGCGTGTGGGACGGCTACGCCGCCGAGCCCGATCCGCGCTTCGACGATCTGGGGCCGCACACGACCGGCAAGGGCTGTCTCTACATCAAGCGCCTCGACGCCGTCGACGAGGCCGTCCTCGAATCGTTGGTCGAGAGCGCCTGGGCGGCAGCCGACTGA
- a CDS encoding cytochrome c oxidase assembly protein — MRWWCSQLYEPWSWTPRPYIGVWVVVATLAIIRWRALRGRKAATGSIDLTTRQRVWFWLGLFFLWLASDWPVGALGAGYLASVHMTQYMLYTFAAAPLFVLAAPEWWVRQVLARTRSYRLVGWLARPVHAVIIANGVMIATHSPWTVDTLRGTQLGSFLLDVLWMINGLVLWYPVISSLPEHRVQSPLGRSGYLFLAAGVAALIPAGFLTFSSSPLYSSYEIAPRVGLDALDDQQLAGAIMKVGAMPVIWITIAAIWIKWAAAERAADEAAMKAAKAAAAAEREADV; from the coding sequence ATGAGGTGGTGGTGCTCACAGCTGTACGAGCCGTGGTCGTGGACCCCGCGCCCGTACATCGGTGTCTGGGTGGTCGTCGCGACCCTCGCGATCATCCGATGGCGGGCGCTGCGCGGCCGCAAGGCGGCGACCGGCAGCATCGACCTGACGACTCGGCAACGGGTCTGGTTCTGGCTCGGCCTGTTCTTCCTGTGGCTGGCCTCCGACTGGCCCGTCGGCGCGCTCGGAGCGGGCTACCTCGCGTCGGTCCACATGACGCAGTACATGCTGTACACCTTCGCCGCGGCGCCGCTGTTCGTGCTCGCGGCTCCCGAGTGGTGGGTTCGTCAGGTGCTGGCCCGCACACGGTCGTATCGCCTCGTCGGCTGGCTCGCCCGGCCCGTCCACGCCGTGATCATCGCCAACGGCGTGATGATCGCCACGCACTCGCCCTGGACGGTCGACACCCTGCGGGGCACGCAGCTCGGCTCGTTCCTGCTCGACGTGCTGTGGATGATCAACGGCCTGGTGCTGTGGTACCCCGTCATCTCATCGCTGCCCGAGCACCGGGTGCAGTCGCCGCTCGGCCGTTCCGGATATCTGTTCCTGGCGGCCGGTGTCGCAGCGCTGATCCCGGCCGGGTTCCTCACCTTCTCGTCGAGCCCGCTCTACTCGAGCTACGAGATCGCGCCCCGAGTCGGTCTCGATGCGCTCGACGACCAGCAGCTCGCCGGTGCGATCATGAAGGTGGGCGCGATGCCCGTCATCTGGATCACGATTGCCGCCATCTGGATCAAATGGGCGGCCGCCGAGCGGGCCGCCGACGAGGCGGCGATGAAGGCGGCGAAAGCCGCAGCGGCTGCGGAGCGCGAAGCCGACGTCTGA